In Nocardia sputorum, a single genomic region encodes these proteins:
- a CDS encoding acyl-CoA dehydrogenase family protein — protein MTTTEAQSTTDAELDAIFGPIFDRIAQGAVAREIDRTLPYHEVGELRAAKFGALRVPVELGGYGVTVRQLFRLLIELAAAESNLPQALRVHFSFVEDQLLAERGPERGRWLRAVAEGTLVGNAITEPGVGAVDRYRTTLTEDGGRWLLNGVKYYSTGSLYADYILAAADRNGERVGVLVDANAEGVRQHDDWDGFGQRLTASGTTEFTDVVVTEDRILGPGYGAPGPTYATSYLQLVQLAVLAGIAKRAERDIREWVAARTRGYTHSAADLPRHDPLVQQVIGRLSAAAFAAEASVLAVADVLDGVLASGAKDESALVAAELAAARAQLAVIDLVLPATSLLFEVGGASVVSEQLRLDRHWRNARTISVHNPAIQKARAIGDHLLNGADLPFAWSAGERTPAAGAAR, from the coding sequence ATGACGACCACCGAGGCCCAATCCACTACCGATGCCGAACTGGATGCGATCTTCGGCCCGATCTTCGACCGGATCGCCCAGGGCGCCGTGGCACGGGAAATCGATCGCACCCTGCCCTACCACGAGGTCGGCGAGTTGCGCGCGGCGAAATTCGGCGCGCTGCGCGTTCCGGTCGAGCTCGGCGGATACGGCGTCACCGTCCGGCAGCTGTTCCGCTTGCTCATCGAACTCGCCGCCGCCGAATCCAACTTGCCGCAGGCGCTGCGGGTGCACTTCTCGTTCGTCGAGGACCAACTGCTGGCCGAGCGGGGGCCGGAGCGTGGGCGCTGGTTGCGCGCGGTGGCCGAAGGCACCCTGGTGGGCAACGCGATCACCGAACCGGGCGTCGGCGCGGTGGACCGTTACCGCACCACGCTGACCGAGGACGGCGGGCGTTGGCTGCTCAACGGCGTGAAGTACTACAGCACGGGATCGCTGTACGCGGACTACATCCTGGCGGCCGCCGACCGGAACGGTGAGCGGGTGGGGGTCCTGGTGGACGCGAACGCCGAGGGAGTGCGTCAGCACGACGACTGGGACGGCTTCGGTCAGCGGCTGACGGCCAGCGGCACCACGGAATTCACCGACGTGGTGGTGACCGAGGACCGGATCCTCGGTCCCGGCTACGGCGCGCCCGGCCCCACCTACGCGACCTCCTACCTGCAACTGGTCCAGCTCGCGGTGCTCGCGGGCATCGCCAAGCGCGCCGAACGCGACATCCGGGAATGGGTCGCGGCGCGCACCCGCGGCTACACCCACTCCGCCGCCGATCTGCCGCGGCACGATCCGCTGGTGCAGCAGGTGATCGGGCGCCTTTCGGCGGCCGCGTTCGCCGCCGAAGCCAGTGTGCTCGCCGTCGCCGACGTGCTCGACGGGGTGCTGGCGAGCGGCGCGAAGGACGAGAGCGCCTTGGTCGCCGCCGAACTCGCGGCGGCTCGGGCGCAGCTCGCCGTCATCGATCTGGTGCTGCCCGCGACGTCGCTGCTGTTCGAGGTGGGCGGCGCTTCGGTGGTGTCCGAACAGCTGCGGTTGGATCGACACTGGCGCAACGCCCGCACCATCTCGGTGCACAATCCGGCGATCCAAAAGGCGCGCGCGATCGGTGATCACCTGCTCAACGGCGCCGATCTGCCGTTCGCGTGGAGCGCGGGCGAACGCACTCCGGCCGCGGGAGCCGCGCGGTGA
- a CDS encoding acetyl-CoA acetyltransferase, producing the protein MLPAGMDPRTPVLVGAGQVVHRPGEPGLPGPVELAAESLRRAGADSGVGDRLLRSADLIAAVAPVSRPYGDLGALVAADLGVTPRRTVQSVRFGGDAPQRLLNSVAQAIADGRSDVALLTGAEAVYSGTAAARTGTAVDWPDQPEDVGPDEIIGSDRGPNSDMETAAGLWGPVYFYALMETALRHRLGSSAAAHNERIGALWSRLSEIAARNPYAWQPTAQSAADLVTPAPANRMVSTPYPKLMVANLTVDMGAGLILCSAAAADAAGVPRDHWVFPHAGATATDEWFVSERADMSRSPAIAAAGKAALGAAGIAIDDVAHIDLYSCFPVAVQIAAEELGLRIDDPSRPLSVTGGLTFAGGPGNNYTTHSIATLSGILRAEPDAYGLATALGWYSTKHGIGVYSARPPERLFRAIEAEVPAARREPAPGYTGPATVESYTVAYRKGPAPDRADEPEAVVVSALTPAGTRILVRASDADTLAAFTAGDPLGADAELAADTFTLLTERSAR; encoded by the coding sequence ATGCTGCCAGCCGGAATGGACCCGAGAACGCCGGTGCTCGTCGGCGCCGGGCAGGTCGTACACCGACCGGGTGAGCCGGGCCTGCCCGGTCCGGTCGAACTCGCCGCCGAGTCGCTGCGCCGGGCGGGCGCCGACAGCGGCGTCGGCGACCGGCTGCTGCGGTCGGCCGATCTGATCGCCGCCGTTGCCCCGGTCAGCCGCCCCTACGGCGACTTGGGCGCGCTCGTCGCGGCCGACCTCGGCGTCACCCCGAGAAGAACCGTGCAGTCGGTGCGTTTCGGCGGTGACGCGCCGCAGCGGCTACTCAACAGCGTCGCCCAGGCCATCGCCGACGGCCGCTCGGACGTCGCCCTGCTCACCGGGGCCGAAGCGGTGTACTCGGGGACGGCGGCCGCGCGGACCGGCACGGCGGTGGACTGGCCCGATCAACCCGAGGACGTGGGCCCCGACGAGATCATCGGCTCCGATCGCGGCCCGAACTCGGATATGGAGACCGCCGCGGGCCTGTGGGGCCCCGTGTATTTCTACGCGCTCATGGAAACGGCGCTGCGCCACAGACTCGGGTCGAGCGCGGCCGCGCACAACGAGCGGATCGGTGCCTTGTGGTCGCGGCTGTCGGAGATCGCGGCGCGCAATCCGTACGCGTGGCAGCCCACCGCGCAGTCCGCGGCCGACCTCGTGACGCCCGCGCCGGCCAACCGGATGGTGTCGACGCCGTACCCGAAACTGATGGTCGCGAACCTGACCGTCGACATGGGAGCCGGGCTCATCCTGTGCAGCGCGGCGGCCGCCGACGCCGCCGGTGTGCCACGGGACCACTGGGTGTTCCCGCACGCGGGTGCCACCGCGACCGACGAGTGGTTCGTCTCCGAGCGCGCGGACATGTCCCGCTCGCCCGCCATCGCCGCCGCGGGCAAAGCGGCGCTCGGTGCGGCGGGCATCGCGATAGACGATGTCGCGCACATCGACCTCTACTCGTGCTTCCCGGTCGCGGTGCAGATCGCGGCGGAGGAACTCGGCCTGCGGATCGATGATCCGTCCCGGCCGCTGTCGGTGACCGGTGGCCTGACCTTCGCGGGCGGGCCGGGCAACAACTACACGACGCACTCGATCGCGACGCTGTCCGGCATCCTGCGCGCGGAACCCGACGCCTACGGTCTGGCGACGGCGCTCGGTTGGTACAGCACCAAGCACGGTATCGGTGTGTACTCGGCCAGGCCGCCCGAGCGGCTGTTCCGTGCGATCGAGGCGGAAGTGCCCGCGGCGCGGCGCGAACCGGCGCCCGGGTACACCGGTCCCGCCACGGTCGAGTCCTACACCGTGGCCTACCGCAAAGGCCCCGCGCCCGACCGCGCCGACGAGCCGGAAGCCGTTGTGGTGAGCGCGCTGACGCCCGCGGGGACCCGCATACTGGTCCGGGCGTCGGATGCCGACACCCTCGCGGCGTTCACCGCGGGCGACCCGCTCGGCGCGGACGCCGAGCTCGCCGCGGACACGTTCACCCTGCTCACCGAGAGGAGCGCCCGATGA
- a CDS encoding TetR/AcrR family transcriptional regulator, whose protein sequence is MAGPLRGGPGHVRQPQAQRRERMRARLLDAAVESLVEVGYAGTTTLEVQKRAGVPRGTLQHYFPTRADLLAGAVEHVARRRFDQLTSEFQAIPDDADRLETAVELTMRMLSGPSFWAALEMWVGARTDPELRAAFLPLEVRLFELMHTSIRDSFRREFPDDPRVPTITEFTIEIMTGQALRVLLTGDMSRNRILRYRWGNAVRVLLGTAAADTLLDPPADRNGQTPTADG, encoded by the coding sequence GTGGCAGGGCCGCTGAGGGGCGGGCCGGGACACGTCCGGCAGCCGCAGGCGCAGCGCAGGGAGCGGATGCGCGCGCGGTTGCTGGACGCGGCGGTGGAAAGTCTGGTGGAAGTCGGTTACGCGGGCACGACCACGCTCGAGGTGCAGAAGCGGGCGGGCGTGCCGCGGGGGACGTTGCAGCACTATTTCCCCACCAGAGCCGACCTGCTCGCCGGCGCCGTCGAGCATGTGGCGCGTCGCCGATTCGACCAGCTGACAAGCGAATTCCAGGCCATTCCGGACGACGCGGACCGGTTGGAGACGGCCGTCGAGCTGACCATGCGGATGCTCAGCGGCCCGTCGTTCTGGGCGGCGCTGGAGATGTGGGTGGGCGCGCGGACCGATCCGGAACTGCGGGCGGCGTTCCTTCCGTTGGAGGTCCGCCTGTTCGAGCTGATGCACACCAGCATTCGCGACAGCTTCCGGCGCGAGTTCCCCGACGACCCCCGGGTGCCGACGATCACCGAGTTCACCATCGAGATCATGACCGGCCAGGCCCTGCGCGTGTTGCTCACCGGTGACATGTCCCGGAACCGGATTCTGCGGTACCGGTGGGGCAACGCCGTGCGCGTCCTGCTCGGCACGGCGGCCGCCGACACCTTGCTCGACCCGCCCGCGGACCGTAACGGGCAGACGCCTACCGCCGACGGGTGA
- a CDS encoding alpha/beta fold hydrolase, protein MTTLHHHRVGAGEPLVLVHGVGSRWRVWEPIIDTLSASYEVIAVDLPGFGGSTHPLAHNTVPNLTEALAEFLAAQGIEQPHLAGNSMGGLITLELGARGLARSVTAYSPIGFWDTAGRVWCQQSLGKSRALARKLRPALPSVLGTAAGRTVFLSLVFGKPWALDAKVALDTALGAADAAGFDEAIASFTDVPPLEIRALADIPVTIAWGSRDILLTYATQSRRARSVLPDAEHVTLHGSGHTPFFDDPAGCAQVLLETITRRR, encoded by the coding sequence ATGACGACGTTGCACCATCACCGCGTCGGCGCGGGCGAGCCGCTCGTGCTGGTCCACGGGGTCGGAAGCCGATGGCGGGTGTGGGAGCCGATCATCGACACACTGTCCGCGTCGTACGAAGTGATCGCGGTCGACCTGCCCGGCTTCGGCGGATCGACGCACCCCCTCGCGCACAACACGGTACCGAATCTCACCGAGGCGCTCGCCGAATTCCTCGCGGCGCAGGGCATCGAACAACCGCATCTCGCGGGCAACTCGATGGGCGGGCTGATCACGCTCGAGCTGGGCGCCCGCGGGCTGGCCCGCTCGGTGACCGCTTACTCGCCGATCGGGTTCTGGGACACCGCGGGCCGGGTGTGGTGCCAGCAGTCGCTGGGCAAGTCGCGTGCGCTGGCGCGCAAGCTGCGTCCCGCCCTTCCGTCCGTCCTCGGCACCGCCGCGGGCCGGACCGTCTTCCTCTCGCTGGTCTTCGGCAAACCATGGGCGCTGGATGCGAAGGTGGCGCTGGACACCGCACTCGGCGCGGCGGACGCGGCCGGATTCGACGAGGCGATCGCCTCGTTCACCGACGTCCCGCCGCTCGAAATCCGTGCGCTTGCCGACATTCCGGTGACGATCGCCTGGGGTAGTCGCGACATCCTGCTCACCTACGCGACCCAGAGCCGCAGGGCGCGCAGCGTTCTACCGGACGCCGAGCACGTCACGCTGCACGGCAGCGGGCACACGCCGTTCTTCGACGACCCGGCGGGCTGCGCACAGGTCCTGCTGGAGACGATCACCCGTCGGCGGTAG
- a CDS encoding GAF domain-containing protein, giving the protein MSFVVADLTGDRAEQYRQLAAQAEALVAGETDRIANAANLAALVFHALPDVNWVGFYFYDGRELVVGPFQGKPACVRIALGKGVCGTAAQTRATQLVPDVHAFDGHIACDADTRSEIVVPLVRDDVLIGVFDLDSPLPERFDEIDRAGLEAIAEIFLAAI; this is encoded by the coding sequence ATGTCGTTCGTCGTCGCCGACCTGACCGGAGACCGCGCCGAGCAGTACCGGCAGCTCGCCGCCCAGGCCGAAGCGCTGGTGGCGGGCGAAACCGACCGCATCGCCAACGCCGCCAATCTCGCCGCCCTGGTCTTCCACGCGCTGCCCGATGTGAATTGGGTGGGTTTCTATTTCTATGACGGCCGGGAACTCGTCGTCGGCCCATTCCAAGGCAAACCGGCGTGTGTGCGCATCGCGTTGGGGAAAGGTGTGTGCGGCACCGCGGCGCAGACCAGGGCCACCCAACTCGTGCCCGACGTACACGCATTCGACGGGCACATCGCGTGCGACGCCGACACACGTTCGGAAATAGTCGTCCCGCTGGTCCGGGATGATGTGCTGATCGGAGTATTCGATCTCGATAGTCCGCTGCCCGAGCGCTTCGACGAAATCGATCGGGCGGGGCTGGAGGCGATAGCCGAGATATTCCTCGCCGCGATCTGA
- a CDS encoding DUF4185 domain-containing protein — protein MLKTASFLLSALTGVSALLFTATTPAIANPNAINPIPVLNGTTGLPNLLGRTKAVFQVTGMASPNNTQTYNVLGTDLGIMWDNGHGEMLTAFGDTAGVGFPNLLAGSMWAWRSNILLRSHTTDPAEGIFFDSVVRDVFGQARDLIPSPKIPFLEISRIPTAGISVDGVQFMSLMSVKTWDDVGQWSTNFSGLAVSGDNGETWAELPETRRNNEGGNANFQMNAFLSDGGYIYEYGTRSGRNHTAHVARVRAQDIANLAEYEYWDGHAWRKNDVNAAAPIMFGVGELSVMYNAYLGQYISLTTDRFNSVVMRRASSPVGPWSEPEVLIDTRELPSAYAPSIFPYQTGRDLYFLTTVHSQYNVLLMRTTL, from the coding sequence GTGCTCAAGACCGCATCCTTCCTGCTCTCGGCGCTGACGGGCGTCTCGGCCCTGCTCTTCACGGCGACTACCCCCGCCATCGCCAATCCGAACGCCATCAATCCGATTCCCGTGCTCAATGGCACGACCGGATTACCGAATCTGCTCGGCCGCACCAAGGCGGTCTTCCAGGTGACCGGCATGGCCAGCCCGAACAACACCCAGACCTACAACGTCCTCGGCACCGATCTCGGGATCATGTGGGACAACGGGCACGGCGAAATGCTCACCGCGTTCGGCGACACCGCGGGCGTCGGATTCCCCAATCTGCTCGCGGGCAGCATGTGGGCCTGGCGCAGCAATATCCTCCTGCGCAGCCACACCACCGATCCGGCCGAGGGCATCTTCTTCGACAGCGTGGTGCGCGACGTATTCGGCCAGGCGCGCGACTTGATTCCCAGCCCGAAGATTCCCTTCCTGGAGATCAGCCGGATCCCCACCGCGGGCATCTCGGTCGACGGCGTGCAGTTCATGAGCTTGATGTCGGTGAAGACCTGGGACGACGTCGGCCAGTGGAGCACCAATTTCTCCGGACTCGCCGTCTCCGGGGACAACGGCGAGACCTGGGCCGAACTGCCGGAAACGCGGCGGAACAACGAGGGTGGGAACGCCAACTTCCAGATGAACGCCTTCCTCTCGGACGGCGGATACATCTATGAATACGGCACGCGGTCCGGACGCAATCACACCGCCCACGTCGCCCGCGTGCGTGCGCAGGATATCGCGAATCTCGCCGAATACGAATACTGGGACGGCCACGCATGGCGAAAGAACGACGTGAATGCCGCGGCGCCGATCATGTTCGGCGTCGGCGAGCTGTCGGTGATGTATAACGCCTATCTCGGCCAATACATTTCGCTCACCACCGACCGATTCAACTCCGTGGTGATGCGGCGGGCGTCCTCGCCGGTCGGCCCGTGGAGCGAACCCGAAGTATTGATCGACACTCGGGAATTGCCCAGCGCCTACGCACCCTCGATCTTCCCCTACCAGACCGGGCGCGATCTGTACTTCCTCACGACGGTGCACAGCCAGTACAACGTCCTGCTGATGCGCACCACGCTGTAG
- a CDS encoding DUF1905 domain-containing protein, giving the protein MSGSRYSFTAEVWEHKGDAAWHFVSLPEDVADDIEERYAHRSGGFGAVRVHVVVGGSRWSTSLFPDKSRATYVLPMKKAVRVAEGLEAGSTALIELTVAL; this is encoded by the coding sequence GTGAGTGGTTCGCGGTACTCGTTCACGGCGGAAGTGTGGGAGCACAAGGGGGATGCCGCCTGGCATTTCGTGTCGCTGCCCGAGGACGTGGCCGATGACATCGAGGAGCGCTACGCGCACCGGTCCGGCGGGTTCGGCGCGGTGCGGGTGCATGTGGTCGTAGGCGGCAGCCGCTGGTCCACTTCGTTGTTCCCGGACAAGTCGCGGGCGACCTACGTGCTGCCGATGAAGAAGGCGGTCCGGGTCGCGGAGGGGTTGGAAGCGGGGTCGACCGCGCTGATCGAGCTCACCGTCGCACTGTGA
- a CDS encoding LLM class flavin-dependent oxidoreductase yields the protein MTRRIRFNAFDMNCVAHQSPGLWRHPDDQSHRYKELGYWTELAKLLERGRFDGIFIADVLGTYDVYGGNDVAALRQGAQIPVADPLLLVSAMAAVTEHLGFGITTGTGFEHPYPFARRLSTLDHLTNGRLGWNVVTGYLPSAARNFGAADQLDHDERYNQADEYLEVLYKLWEGSWEDDAVVRDAAAGVYVDPAKVHHIGHRGTHYTVPGIHLSEPSPQRTPVIYQAGASPRGVRFAAENAEAIFIAGPSKRVLAQTVSRIRDALEAAGRSRDAARVYALATIVTDATDDAARRKHEEYLSYASVEGGLVFMSGWMGIDLSRYDLDDPIGQVESNAIQSAVAAFQEFDDDGREWTVRDIGKWAGIGGMGPVFVGSGETVADLLQEWAAETDLDGFNLAYAITPGTFEDIVRHVVPVLTARGAYAEEYAPGTLRNALFGAGDRLPADHRGASYRLGGAGSTALPDTVSRPGATVEAN from the coding sequence GTGACCCGCCGGATCCGGTTCAACGCCTTCGACATGAACTGTGTCGCCCATCAGTCACCCGGGCTGTGGCGGCATCCGGACGACCAGTCGCATCGCTACAAGGAACTCGGCTATTGGACCGAGCTGGCGAAGCTGCTGGAGCGCGGCCGCTTCGACGGCATCTTCATCGCCGACGTGCTGGGCACCTACGACGTCTACGGCGGCAACGACGTCGCCGCGCTGCGGCAAGGCGCGCAGATCCCGGTGGCCGACCCGCTGCTGCTGGTCTCCGCCATGGCCGCGGTGACCGAGCATCTCGGGTTCGGCATCACCACCGGCACCGGATTCGAGCATCCCTACCCGTTCGCCCGGCGGCTGTCGACGCTCGACCATCTCACCAACGGCAGGTTGGGCTGGAACGTGGTGACCGGCTACCTGCCTTCGGCAGCGCGCAATTTCGGCGCGGCCGACCAACTCGACCACGACGAGCGCTACAACCAGGCCGACGAGTACCTGGAAGTGCTCTACAAGCTGTGGGAAGGCTCGTGGGAGGACGACGCGGTGGTCCGCGACGCGGCCGCGGGCGTCTACGTGGACCCGGCCAAGGTGCACCACATCGGTCATCGCGGCACGCACTACACCGTGCCGGGCATCCACCTGTCGGAGCCGTCGCCGCAACGGACGCCGGTGATCTACCAGGCGGGCGCGTCGCCGCGCGGCGTGCGGTTCGCGGCCGAGAACGCCGAGGCCATCTTCATCGCCGGTCCGTCGAAACGGGTGCTCGCGCAGACCGTTTCCCGCATCAGAGACGCGTTGGAGGCGGCGGGACGCAGCCGTGACGCGGCGCGCGTCTACGCGCTCGCGACGATCGTCACCGACGCGACCGACGATGCGGCGCGGCGCAAGCACGAGGAGTACCTGTCCTACGCGAGCGTCGAGGGCGGGCTGGTGTTCATGTCCGGCTGGATGGGCATCGATCTGTCCCGCTACGACCTCGACGACCCGATCGGCCAAGTCGAGAGCAACGCGATCCAGTCGGCGGTGGCGGCGTTCCAGGAGTTCGACGACGACGGGCGGGAATGGACCGTCCGCGACATCGGCAAGTGGGCCGGTATCGGCGGCATGGGCCCGGTGTTCGTCGGTTCCGGGGAGACGGTCGCCGACCTCCTCCAGGAGTGGGCCGCCGAGACCGACTTGGACGGCTTCAACCTGGCTTACGCGATCACACCCGGAACGTTCGAAGACATCGTTCGCCACGTGGTCCCGGTGCTGACGGCCCGAGGCGCGTATGCCGAGGAGTACGCGCCCGGCACACTGCGCAACGCGCTGTTCGGCGCGGGTGACCGGTTGCCCGCCGACCACCGGGGGGCGAGCTACCGGCTGGGCGGTGCGGGATCGACGGCTCTGCCGGACACCGTCTCGCGGCCGGGAGCGACGGTCGAGGCGAACTAA
- a CDS encoding erythromycin esterase family protein: MLNTTVDVRAWLRDNAVAIDSSDPDASGADLDTLIARLGAATVVGLGESTRFSRQTFGVRERLFRGLVERHGFRALAIQDSARSGERWDRFVTDGAGDPETVLAGAWRPWRTEESVATLRWIRAYNLAHPDDPVRIFGVEPPHAEPSDYDAVLDYVRRAAPDRFAAIEAHLAPIRTAHQVDEHVQRHHGTHPGRPFVEHAEDALALLAELPDTSERTTALGHARLILDFHRQSVANRGFARDERPAAERVLERRRSTGAKIVYWDGLAHTSGLPIVLGSTEFRGTGSHLRAELGDGYVSVGIGFHHGDLGATVAPDPQPDLVDAALGAVELPAYYVDLRASAPEPVREWLTGPAKLRTISGVYDPAADATANIRLASLVDAFDVLIHLRETTPVHWLSQVSD; this comes from the coding sequence ATGCTCAACACCACCGTCGACGTCCGCGCCTGGCTGCGCGACAACGCCGTCGCGATCGACAGTTCCGATCCGGACGCCTCCGGCGCGGATCTCGACACACTGATCGCGCGGCTGGGCGCCGCCACCGTGGTCGGTCTGGGCGAGTCGACGCGGTTCTCCCGGCAGACCTTCGGGGTGCGCGAGCGGTTGTTTCGCGGACTGGTCGAACGGCATGGCTTCCGCGCGCTCGCCATTCAGGACAGCGCGCGCTCCGGCGAGCGCTGGGACCGGTTCGTCACCGACGGCGCCGGCGACCCGGAAACCGTGCTCGCCGGCGCCTGGCGGCCATGGCGCACCGAGGAATCGGTGGCCACGTTGCGATGGATCCGCGCGTACAACCTGGCGCATCCGGACGACCCGGTGCGCATCTTCGGCGTCGAACCGCCGCATGCCGAGCCGAGCGACTACGACGCGGTGCTCGACTATGTGCGCCGGGCAGCTCCCGACCGGTTCGCCGCGATCGAGGCGCACCTCGCCCCGATCCGCACCGCACACCAGGTCGACGAGCATGTCCAGCGTCACCATGGCACCCACCCCGGCCGCCCGTTCGTGGAGCACGCCGAGGATGCCCTCGCGCTGCTCGCGGAGTTGCCGGACACGAGCGAGCGCACCACGGCGCTCGGCCACGCCCGCCTGATCCTCGACTTCCACCGGCAGAGCGTCGCCAACCGAGGATTCGCCCGGGACGAACGGCCCGCCGCGGAAAGGGTGCTGGAACGGCGACGCTCGACCGGCGCCAAGATCGTCTACTGGGACGGGCTCGCGCACACCAGCGGTCTTCCGATCGTGCTCGGCTCGACCGAATTCCGCGGTACCGGAAGTCATTTGCGCGCTGAGCTGGGTGACGGGTACGTGTCCGTCGGTATCGGCTTCCACCACGGCGATCTCGGCGCGACCGTGGCGCCCGACCCGCAGCCGGACTTGGTCGATGCCGCACTGGGTGCGGTCGAACTCCCGGCCTATTACGTGGACTTGCGCGCCTCTGCGCCGGAACCGGTCCGCGAGTGGCTGACCGGCCCGGCGAAGCTGCGCACCATCAGCGGCGTCTACGACCCGGCGGCCGACGCCACGGCGAACATCCGGCTCGCCTCGCTCGTCGACGCGTTCGACGTGCTGATCCACCTGCGCGAGACCACGCCGGTGCACTGGCTCTCGCAGGTATCGGACTGA
- a CDS encoding crotonase/enoyl-CoA hydratase family protein, with amino-acid sequence MGTNIAVRFDDHRAYVTLDRPDKHNGLTIDMLNGLVASAKLVARRSDVRAVILSGNGPSFSSGLDVAAATSDPLAIVRNFVPLPWRGTNAFQEACWAWRRLPVPVIAAVHGRCYGGGLQLALAADVRFATPDAEFSVMEVKHGLVPDMTGAATLSRLIGMDKALLLAMTADTVDAAYAARIGLVTELAPDPVAEAEKLADRLATRSPHAVAAAKRLFEKSWAASTRRTLAVERATQFPLIIRKAIGRSPAR; translated from the coding sequence ATGGGCACCAACATCGCCGTGCGGTTCGACGACCATCGCGCGTACGTCACGCTGGACCGGCCGGACAAACACAACGGCCTGACCATCGACATGCTCAACGGGTTGGTTGCCAGCGCGAAGCTGGTAGCTCGTCGCAGCGATGTGCGGGCGGTGATTCTGTCCGGCAACGGACCCAGCTTCAGCAGCGGACTGGACGTCGCCGCAGCCACCAGCGACCCTCTGGCAATCGTCCGCAACTTCGTTCCCCTGCCCTGGCGCGGCACGAACGCCTTCCAGGAGGCGTGCTGGGCTTGGCGCCGCCTGCCCGTGCCGGTGATCGCCGCCGTACACGGGCGCTGCTACGGCGGCGGGCTGCAACTCGCGCTCGCGGCGGACGTCCGTTTCGCCACTCCCGACGCGGAGTTCTCCGTCATGGAAGTCAAGCACGGCCTGGTTCCGGACATGACCGGCGCGGCGACGCTGTCCAGGTTGATCGGCATGGACAAAGCCCTCCTGCTCGCGATGACCGCGGACACCGTGGACGCGGCCTACGCCGCACGGATCGGCTTGGTCACCGAGCTGGCGCCGGACCCCGTCGCCGAGGCCGAGAAGCTCGCCGACCGCCTCGCGACGAGGTCGCCCCACGCGGTCGCCGCCGCCAAGCGACTCTTCGAGAAGTCGTGGGCAGCATCCACCCGGCGAACCCTCGCCGTCGAGCGCGCGACCCAATTCCCGTTGATCATCCGTAAGGCGATCGGCCGCTCCCCAGCAAGATAG
- a CDS encoding crotonase/enoyl-CoA hydratase family protein produces MNDSILIERRDAITVLTVDRPQARNAINLATAQAIEAAVDEFEADAAARVLVLTGAGGTFSAGMDLVAASKGEMPMTQRRGPLGITAKPPAKPMISAVEGFALAGGFELALAGDLIVAARDAQFGIPEVKRGLVAAGGGVLRLTQRLPRSIVAELALTGGRIGAERLYQLGLVNRVTDPGAALSVALELAAEIVAAAPLAVAASKRIIDESPDWPVAEAFAKQGEIALPALISKDAAEGALAFVQKREPQWQGR; encoded by the coding sequence ATGAACGACTCGATCCTGATCGAGCGGCGCGACGCCATCACCGTGCTGACGGTCGACCGTCCCCAGGCGCGCAACGCGATCAACCTGGCCACCGCGCAGGCCATCGAGGCCGCCGTCGACGAGTTCGAAGCCGACGCCGCGGCGCGCGTGCTGGTGCTCACCGGTGCGGGCGGAACCTTCAGCGCGGGAATGGATCTCGTCGCCGCGTCGAAGGGCGAGATGCCGATGACGCAGCGCCGCGGTCCGCTCGGCATCACGGCGAAGCCCCCGGCGAAGCCGATGATCTCCGCGGTCGAGGGCTTCGCGCTGGCCGGTGGATTCGAGCTCGCCCTGGCAGGCGATCTCATCGTCGCGGCACGCGACGCGCAGTTCGGCATTCCCGAGGTCAAGCGCGGCCTGGTGGCCGCGGGCGGTGGCGTGCTGCGCCTGACCCAGCGGCTGCCGCGCAGCATCGTCGCCGAACTCGCGCTCACCGGGGGCCGGATCGGCGCCGAGCGGCTCTATCAGCTGGGCCTGGTCAACCGGGTCACCGATCCGGGCGCGGCACTGTCGGTGGCGCTCGAACTCGCGGCCGAGATCGTCGCCGCCGCACCGCTCGCGGTGGCCGCGAGCAAGCGGATCATCGACGAGTCGCCGGATTGGCCGGTCGCGGAGGCGTTCGCGAAGCAGGGCGAGATCGCCCTGCCCGCACTGATTTCCAAGGACGCCGCCGAAGGCGCGCTGGCGTTCGTGCAGAAGCGCGAGCCGCAGTGGCAGGGCCGCTGA